In Schistocerca serialis cubense isolate TAMUIC-IGC-003099 chromosome 3, iqSchSeri2.2, whole genome shotgun sequence, the following proteins share a genomic window:
- the LOC126470372 gene encoding vesicle-associated membrane protein 2 isoform X2 — protein MADVGPYSGGVEGTSGTGGPHTPQQQAAQKRLQQTQAKVEEVVGIMRVNVEKVLERDQKLSELDNRADALRHGASQFEQQAGKLKRKYWWKNIKMMIIIGIVCTVVLIIIIVSGGGESAAVTTAAPQNQSQ, from the exons GGCAGATGTTGGACCTTACTCTGGAGGTGTCGAGGGGACGTCGGGAACCGGTGGTCCCCACACACCTCAACAGCAGGCAGCACAGAAACGTCTTCAGCAAACACAGGCTAAAGTTGAGGAG GTAGTGGGGATAATGAGAGTCAACGTTGAAAAAGTATTGGAACGTGACCAGAAATTGTCTGAATTGGATAATCGAGCAG ATGCTCTGAGACATGGTGCATCACAATTTGAGCAACAGGCTGGAAAGTTGAAACGAAAGTATTGGTGGAAGAACATAAAG ATGATGATCATCATTGGTATCGTTTGTACAGTTGTCCTTATAATAATAATAG TTTCCGGAGGAGGAGAGTCAGCTGCTGTCACAACTGCTGCCCCACAGAACCAATCACAATAG
- the LOC126470372 gene encoding vesicle-associated membrane protein 2 isoform X1, with protein sequence MADVGPYSGGVEGTSGTGGPHTPQQQAAQKRLQQTQAKVEEVVGIMRVNVEKVLERDQKLSELDNRADALRHGASQFEQQAGKLKRKYWWKNIKMMIIIGIVCTVVLIIIIASIWSSVSGGGESAAVTTAAPQNQSQ encoded by the exons GGCAGATGTTGGACCTTACTCTGGAGGTGTCGAGGGGACGTCGGGAACCGGTGGTCCCCACACACCTCAACAGCAGGCAGCACAGAAACGTCTTCAGCAAACACAGGCTAAAGTTGAGGAG GTAGTGGGGATAATGAGAGTCAACGTTGAAAAAGTATTGGAACGTGACCAGAAATTGTCTGAATTGGATAATCGAGCAG ATGCTCTGAGACATGGTGCATCACAATTTGAGCAACAGGCTGGAAAGTTGAAACGAAAGTATTGGTGGAAGAACATAAAG ATGATGATCATCATTGGTATCGTTTGTACAGTTGTCCTTATAATAATAATAG CTTCTATATGGAGTTCAGTTTCCGGAGGAGGAGAGTCAGCTGCTGTCACAACTGCTGCCCCACAGAACCAATCACAATAG